A section of the Candidatus Cloacimonadota bacterium genome encodes:
- a CDS encoding DUF3343 domain-containing protein, producing MNKSVILFHSTNYAIWAENELKEKNLFSKLISVPRHLSSDCGYCVEIEASDKEMVEKILNTKNIDFEKIVDL from the coding sequence ATGAATAAATCTGTAATTCTTTTTCATTCTACCAATTACGCCATCTGGGCAGAGAATGAATTGAAAGAAAAAAATCTATTTTCCAAGCTGATCAGTGTGCCACGTCATCTAAGTTCAGATTGTGGTTATTGTGTAGAAATCGAAGCTTCTGATAAAGAAATGGTTGAAAAGATTCTAAATACAAAAAATATTGATTTTGAAAAAATAGTGGATTTATAG
- a CDS encoding ABC transporter ATP-binding protein: protein MKNSEFPAVEMRNITKKFGEIIANENIDLKILKGEVHALLGENGAGKSTLMNILYGLLSADSGEIYLKGKKVKIKNPRDAIQNGIGMVHQHFMLVQPFTVTQNIILGKEKTGKLGVLDLKSAAREIQELSDKYGLKIDPEARIEEISVGMQQRVEILKALYRDAEILILDEPTAVLTPQEISELGKILRNLKKEGKSIILISHKLKEIKEMADRCTIIRKGKLIDVVDVKDVTEAELAAKMVGRDINFQISHKTANPGEVILQVQNLKVKDNRGIQKINGIDLKIHQGEILGLAGIDGNGQTELLEALTGIRKVISGHILMKGKDITNLSPKKIFDNKISYIPQDRQNQGLILDFTVAENMILKTHSDEPFAKNGKLNHEQIGIFSQELIEKFDIRPTDEKRKTKTLSGGNQQKVIVAREVSHDPDLLIAAQPTRGLDVGAIEYIHKGLIRHRDEGKAVLLVSLELDEILTIADRIAVIFDGRIVKILASEDVDMETLGLLMAGGRKGFSKVNNA from the coding sequence ATGAAAAATAGTGAATTTCCAGCTGTAGAAATGCGCAACATCACCAAGAAATTTGGTGAAATTATTGCAAACGAGAATATCGATCTCAAAATTCTTAAAGGAGAAGTTCATGCGCTTCTGGGCGAAAACGGAGCTGGAAAATCAACTCTGATGAATATTCTTTATGGACTGCTTTCTGCTGATTCCGGTGAAATATATTTGAAGGGTAAAAAAGTAAAAATCAAGAATCCACGCGATGCAATTCAAAATGGAATTGGCATGGTTCATCAACACTTCATGCTTGTTCAACCTTTCACGGTTACACAAAATATAATTCTGGGAAAAGAGAAAACCGGAAAGCTGGGTGTTTTAGACCTGAAATCAGCTGCCAGAGAGATTCAGGAGCTTTCCGATAAATATGGTCTCAAGATCGATCCTGAAGCAAGAATTGAAGAAATTTCTGTTGGAATGCAGCAGCGTGTAGAAATTTTGAAAGCTCTGTATCGAGATGCGGAAATTTTGATTTTGGACGAACCAACAGCAGTGCTAACACCACAGGAAATATCCGAATTGGGCAAGATTCTTCGTAATTTAAAGAAAGAAGGAAAATCGATCATTTTGATCAGTCATAAATTGAAAGAGATCAAAGAAATGGCAGATCGCTGCACGATAATTCGTAAAGGTAAGTTGATCGATGTTGTTGACGTGAAAGATGTTACAGAAGCTGAATTAGCAGCAAAAATGGTTGGCAGAGATATAAATTTTCAAATTTCTCATAAAACCGCAAATCCCGGCGAGGTAATTTTACAAGTTCAAAATTTAAAAGTGAAAGACAATCGGGGAATTCAAAAAATCAACGGTATCGATCTGAAAATTCATCAAGGTGAGATTCTGGGCTTGGCTGGTATCGACGGAAATGGACAGACAGAATTGCTGGAAGCACTTACCGGAATACGCAAAGTTATATCAGGTCATATCCTGATGAAGGGAAAAGATATAACCAATCTATCGCCAAAAAAAATATTCGACAACAAAATTTCCTACATTCCACAGGATAGGCAGAATCAAGGTCTAATTTTGGATTTCACAGTTGCTGAAAACATGATTTTAAAAACACATTCTGATGAACCTTTTGCCAAAAATGGTAAATTGAATCATGAACAAATTGGTATATTTTCCCAAGAATTGATCGAAAAATTCGATATTCGGCCGACCGATGAAAAGAGGAAAACAAAAACTTTATCGGGTGGAAATCAGCAGAAAGTGATCGTTGCCCGGGAAGTCAGTCACGATCCTGATCTTTTGATCGCAGCGCAACCAACTCGTGGCTTGGATGTAGGTGCAATTGAATATATTCACAAAGGATTGATCCGTCATCGAGATGAAGGAAAAGCAGTTTTGCTAGTTTCGCTGGAGCTGGATGAAATCCTGACAATTGCCGATCGAATCGCTGTAATTTTTGATGGCAGGATCGTGAAAATTCTAGCTTCCGAAGACGTGGATATGGAAACTTTAGGACTGTTAATGGCTGGTGGAAGAAAAGGTTTTTCCAAGGTGAATAATGCTTAA
- a CDS encoding ABC transporter permease, with translation MFDSLAVILGTTLMYSTPLIFTALGGVISENSGVINIGLEGMMVLGAFVAAAVGYYLGNPWIAFLAAGLAGGFLGLLHAIACVSFQANQIVSGIAINFLGPGLAIFLSRIFFDGATTTLSIDLNNKMPRPLNSVFSSDSFFYYFLGNRYATVFLAFILVFLLWFILNKTKLGLRIKSVGEHPRAAETLGINVYKVRYFSVIFSGVFSGFGGAAMSLAIVSNFRPTLISGHGFIALAAMIFGKWKPQGAMLACLLFGFSQGLAIYLGQFDLNISSQILSMIPYLLTLVILIGFVGRSRCPAADGIPYKRR, from the coding sequence ATGTTTGATAGTCTGGCAGTAATTCTGGGAACGACTTTGATGTATTCCACTCCGCTCATTTTTACAGCTCTGGGAGGTGTGATCTCTGAAAATTCGGGCGTTATCAATATCGGTTTGGAAGGCATGATGGTGCTGGGAGCGTTTGTAGCAGCAGCGGTTGGATATTATCTGGGAAATCCCTGGATCGCTTTTCTGGCAGCAGGTTTAGCTGGTGGATTTTTAGGACTTCTACATGCTATCGCCTGTGTTTCGTTTCAAGCAAATCAAATCGTATCGGGAATTGCCATAAATTTTCTGGGACCGGGCTTGGCGATCTTCCTGAGCCGGATTTTCTTTGATGGAGCAACTACAACACTTTCCATCGATTTGAACAATAAAATGCCGCGTCCATTAAATTCGGTTTTTTCTTCAGATTCTTTCTTTTACTATTTTCTGGGAAATCGTTACGCAACAGTTTTTTTAGCTTTTATCCTGGTTTTTCTGCTTTGGTTCATTTTGAATAAAACAAAACTCGGTTTACGAATTAAAAGCGTGGGAGAACATCCCAGAGCGGCAGAAACTTTGGGAATTAACGTCTATAAGGTTCGTTATTTCTCTGTAATATTTTCAGGAGTTTTTTCAGGATTTGGTGGAGCAGCAATGAGTTTGGCGATCGTTTCCAACTTTCGCCCGACTCTTATTTCCGGTCATGGTTTTATAGCTCTGGCTGCAATGATCTTTGGAAAATGGAAACCGCAGGGAGCAATGCTGGCTTGTCTTCTATTCGGATTTTCTCAAGGTCTGGCAATTTATCTGGGACAATTCGATTTAAATATTTCTTCCCAAATTCTCAGTATGATCCCATATTTGTTAACGTTGGTGATTTTAATAGGATTTGTAGGAAGATCACGCTGTCCTGCAGCAGATGGAATTCCATACAAAAGGAGATGA
- a CDS encoding YedE-related selenium metabolism membrane protein, protein MKNFFSTRLGIIIVGAVIGILATLLQKFGNPANMGICVACFARDTAGALGLHNVTKLHYIRPELIGLISGSLLMALIFKEFKPRGGSSSIVRFFLGVFAVIGALVFLGCPWRASLRLAGGDWNAIIGFAGLILGIFIGTLFIKKGYNLGRSRSIDKKLAGWAFPAFMIILLILVLIGFKKISNGNPPHAALWISLVFAIIIGALAQRSRFCTVGAFRDMIMIKETYLLSGLGSFIVTAFIMNLILGQFNPGFSGQPAAHTMHLWNFLGMVLAGLAFTLAGGCPGRQLIMAGEGDNDAAVFFLGLLVGAGLAHNFGLTSSGKGIGEFGAAGTIIGIIFCLIIGFTMIQKRK, encoded by the coding sequence ATGAAAAACTTTTTTTCTACACGTTTAGGAATAATTATTGTAGGTGCTGTTATTGGCATCTTAGCTACACTTTTACAGAAATTTGGCAATCCTGCCAACATGGGAATCTGTGTAGCCTGTTTCGCTCGTGATACAGCTGGCGCTTTAGGTTTACACAACGTTACAAAACTTCATTACATTCGACCTGAATTGATCGGACTTATTTCAGGATCGCTTCTCATGGCTTTGATTTTCAAAGAATTCAAACCAAGAGGTGGATCATCTTCTATCGTGCGTTTTTTCCTGGGAGTTTTTGCTGTAATCGGTGCACTGGTATTTCTGGGCTGTCCCTGGCGAGCCAGTTTACGTCTGGCTGGTGGCGATTGGAATGCGATTATAGGTTTTGCCGGATTGATCTTGGGAATATTTATTGGAACTTTGTTCATAAAGAAAGGATACAATTTAGGAAGATCAAGATCGATAGACAAAAAACTTGCAGGTTGGGCATTTCCGGCTTTCATGATAATTTTGCTTATTCTGGTTTTGATCGGATTCAAGAAAATCTCCAATGGCAATCCTCCTCATGCGGCTTTATGGATCAGTCTTGTTTTTGCAATCATTATCGGTGCTCTGGCTCAAAGAAGCCGTTTCTGCACTGTCGGTGCATTTCGCGATATGATCATGATCAAAGAAACTTATCTTCTTTCAGGATTGGGAAGTTTCATTGTTACAGCTTTTATTATGAATTTGATTTTGGGACAATTCAATCCTGGATTTTCCGGGCAACCAGCAGCTCATACCATGCATTTATGGAATTTTCTGGGAATGGTTTTAGCAGGATTGGCTTTTACTCTAGCCGGTGGATGTCCGGGACGTCAGCTCATAATGGCTGGTGAAGGTGATAACGATGCCGCTGTGTTCTTTTTGGGATTGTTAGTTGGTGCAGGATTAGCACATAATTTCGGACTTACCAGCAGTGGTAAAGGAATTGGTGAATTTGGTGCAGCAGGAACGATTATCGGAATTATTTTCTGCTTAATTATCGGTTTTACCATGATCCAAAAACGTAAATAG
- a CDS encoding BMP family ABC transporter substrate-binding protein, with the protein MNKFVIILLVVLMILIFSCTKSEKTDQIKIAMCTDVGGVNDQSFNQSAWEGLQRAEKDFGIKASYLESNQDADYKPNMETLLDAGNDLIAGIGFKMKDLMVELSKLNPEQKYAGIDCWFDSPSENLVGVNFKEQEPSYLVGYIAGKMSKTGKVGFVGGMDFPVIHKFHYGFLAGVKRADPNCEILVQYADSFTDAAKGKAIANQMYKNGADIIFHAAGAVGDGVIESAKEQNKFAIGVDRDQNHLAPDNVLTSAMKRVDNAMYNLTKLLVSDEFPGGSNVIYGLKEGGVGIAPTTDKLVPQEILNEVKTLEGKIISGEIIPPASKNEWDAIN; encoded by the coding sequence ATGAATAAATTTGTAATAATATTGTTAGTTGTACTGATGATATTAATTTTTAGCTGCACAAAATCAGAAAAAACTGATCAGATCAAAATTGCAATGTGTACCGATGTTGGTGGAGTCAATGATCAGTCTTTCAACCAGAGTGCCTGGGAAGGTTTGCAACGTGCTGAAAAAGATTTCGGGATTAAAGCCAGCTATCTGGAATCCAATCAGGATGCAGATTATAAACCAAATATGGAAACACTTCTGGATGCCGGAAATGATCTGATTGCAGGTATCGGCTTCAAGATGAAAGATTTGATGGTTGAATTGTCTAAACTGAATCCTGAACAGAAATATGCCGGAATAGATTGCTGGTTCGATAGTCCTTCAGAAAATTTAGTTGGAGTAAATTTCAAAGAACAGGAACCTTCCTATCTGGTTGGTTATATTGCAGGCAAAATGAGTAAAACCGGAAAAGTTGGTTTTGTTGGTGGCATGGATTTTCCAGTTATCCATAAATTTCATTATGGTTTTTTAGCTGGAGTAAAGAGAGCTGATCCAAACTGTGAAATTCTGGTGCAATATGCCGATTCATTTACCGATGCTGCCAAAGGAAAAGCGATCGCCAATCAGATGTATAAAAATGGTGCAGACATTATTTTTCATGCAGCCGGAGCAGTAGGTGACGGTGTTATAGAATCAGCAAAAGAACAGAATAAATTTGCTATCGGTGTGGATAGAGATCAAAACCACCTGGCTCCAGATAATGTATTAACCAGTGCCATGAAAAGAGTTGACAACGCAATGTATAATCTTACAAAGTTGCTCGTGAGTGATGAGTTTCCGGGTGGAAGTAATGTGATTTACGGATTAAAAGAAGGTGGAGTGGGCATTGCGCCGACTACCGATAAACTTGTTCCGCAGGAAATTCTGAATGAAGTGAAAACTCTGGAAGGTAAGATAATTTCGGGGGAGATTATTCCGCCAGCCAGCAAAAATGAATGGGATGCAATCAATTAA
- a CDS encoding aminotransferase class V-fold PLP-dependent enzyme gives MSGNFSKSGVIYFDNAATSFPKPKEVGEAILDYLQNIGANPGRSGHRKAVEAGQIVFRTRKLLADFFGLANPMYVIFTSNATEALNTAIRGILRNGDHVITSSMEHNSTIRPLHQMKKFGQIELTIVPSEYLGMLDPDDIKKAIRKETKAIVINHVSNVNGCVQNINEIGDICKKNDIIFIVDAAQSAGVIPIDFKKDNIDLLAIPGHKGLYGPTGTGALLINDDFEIAKIKPLKCGGTGSLSDSIEQPDFLPDMLESGTLNVAGIAGLKAGIEHIQQFGLEKIQEHKKQLQDHFIHKAAENIPDFKHFTNPDSPAVGVISFILKGKSVSEIAQILSEKYRIMCRQGLHCAPLAHQTLGTYPQGTIRFGFSIFNTIEEIDFAVNALREIANE, from the coding sequence ATGTCAGGTAATTTTTCAAAAAGCGGTGTTATCTATTTTGATAACGCCGCAACTTCTTTTCCAAAACCGAAGGAAGTTGGAGAAGCAATCTTAGACTACCTTCAAAATATTGGTGCAAATCCCGGTAGATCAGGTCATAGAAAAGCTGTGGAAGCTGGACAGATCGTTTTTAGAACAAGAAAACTTTTAGCTGATTTCTTTGGTTTGGCAAATCCTATGTATGTTATTTTTACTTCCAATGCAACCGAAGCTTTAAATACAGCAATTCGAGGAATTTTAAGGAATGGTGATCATGTAATTACCAGCAGCATGGAGCACAACAGCACGATCCGTCCTTTACATCAAATGAAAAAATTTGGTCAGATCGAACTGACAATTGTTCCTTCAGAATATCTGGGAATGCTTGATCCTGATGATATCAAGAAAGCGATCAGAAAAGAAACGAAAGCAATCGTGATCAATCACGTTTCCAACGTGAATGGGTGCGTTCAAAATATCAATGAAATTGGAGATATCTGTAAGAAGAACGATATTATTTTTATCGTTGATGCTGCTCAATCTGCAGGAGTTATTCCAATCGATTTCAAAAAAGATAATATCGATCTGCTGGCAATTCCCGGTCATAAAGGTTTGTACGGTCCTACAGGAACCGGAGCACTTTTGATAAATGATGATTTTGAAATTGCCAAGATAAAACCCTTGAAATGCGGTGGAACTGGAAGTCTTTCCGACAGCATCGAACAACCCGATTTTCTTCCTGATATGCTGGAAAGCGGCACTTTGAATGTAGCTGGAATTGCCGGATTGAAGGCGGGAATTGAACATATTCAGCAGTTTGGGTTAGAAAAAATTCAAGAACATAAAAAACAGTTACAGGATCATTTCATACATAAGGCTGCCGAAAATATTCCAGATTTTAAGCATTTTACAAATCCTGATTCACCAGCGGTTGGAGTGATTTCATTTATTTTAAAAGGAAAATCTGTTTCAGAAATTGCTCAAATCCTTTCCGAAAAATATCGCATCATGTGTCGTCAAGGACTGCATTGCGCACCTCTGGCACATCAAACTTTAGGAACTTATCCGCAGGGAACTATTCGGTTTGGATTTTCAATTTTCAACACAATTGAAGAAATTGATTTTGCTGTAAATGCTTTAAGAGAAATCGCAAATGAATAA
- a CDS encoding ABC transporter permease, which produces MLKKFLTLFEQKSLLFTLISVFLGILIGAVILLAAGYNPFRAYGIILQGIFGKPKYLSYVIIRSTPLILTGLSIAFAFRTGLFNIGAEGQYIIGSLTAVAVGYFIHLPAVFHITLVLLSALIAAGFWGGIAGFFKAKFGVNEVISTIMLNWIAFYLLNFFVYLPGFQKPYSEVSYNIQTTASIRILDNWKHTEAGRNWLQAHPFWNDLFRTPVNWGILIAIIIAILIWYILKHTTLGYRLKAVGFNAKAAEYGGIDVKKNTVISMTIAGAISGLAGAVQVMGVSHNVSLLATMEGYGFDGIAVALIGNSNPIGCIFSGLLFGGLKYGGQKIQPMMGAPSEIVNIVIGVIVFFVAIPQLIKLILKFFRRKGKRNV; this is translated from the coding sequence ATGCTTAAGAAATTCCTGACACTCTTTGAGCAAAAATCCTTATTATTCACTTTGATCTCTGTATTTTTGGGAATATTGATCGGAGCCGTCATTTTGCTGGCAGCAGGTTACAATCCATTCCGTGCCTATGGAATTATTCTACAGGGAATTTTTGGAAAACCGAAATATCTCAGTTATGTCATTATCCGCTCCACTCCGCTCATCTTAACAGGACTTTCCATTGCTTTTGCTTTTCGTACCGGACTTTTCAACATTGGAGCAGAAGGGCAGTATATTATTGGTTCTTTAACGGCCGTCGCAGTAGGGTATTTCATTCATTTACCGGCAGTTTTTCATATCACTTTAGTTTTGTTATCGGCTCTGATTGCAGCAGGTTTCTGGGGTGGAATTGCAGGATTTTTCAAAGCTAAATTTGGTGTAAATGAGGTGATCTCGACTATTATGCTGAACTGGATCGCCTTTTATCTTCTGAATTTTTTTGTTTATCTTCCCGGCTTTCAAAAACCATACAGTGAAGTTTCTTACAATATTCAAACAACTGCCAGCATTCGAATTCTGGATAACTGGAAGCATACTGAAGCTGGAAGAAATTGGCTGCAGGCTCATCCGTTTTGGAACGATCTTTTTAGAACTCCAGTCAATTGGGGAATTCTGATCGCAATAATAATTGCCATCCTCATCTGGTATATTTTAAAACATACAACTCTGGGCTATCGTCTGAAAGCAGTTGGGTTCAATGCTAAAGCAGCAGAATACGGCGGAATCGATGTGAAGAAAAACACTGTGATCTCCATGACGATTGCCGGTGCAATTTCCGGTTTAGCAGGTGCTGTCCAGGTAATGGGAGTTTCTCATAACGTTTCACTTCTGGCTACGATGGAAGGTTATGGATTTGATGGTATTGCTGTCGCTCTCATCGGAAATAGCAATCCGATCGGATGTATTTTTTCGGGATTGCTTTTTGGCGGTCTAAAATATGGCGGTCAAAAGATCCAGCCGATGATGGGAGCACCATCGGAGATCGTGAATATCGTAATTGGAGTTATCGTATTTTTTGTAGCCATACCGCAGCTGATAAAGCTGATATTGAAATTTTTCAGAAGGAAAGGAAAGCGGAATGTTTGA
- a CDS encoding sulfurtransferase TusA family protein — MIHVDTCGLSCPQPVVLVLQEIKKGSTEFEILLDSQASLENVARLLNKHELNFEKIEKEDHTVYHVR; from the coding sequence ATGATACATGTTGATACATGCGGACTTTCCTGCCCCCAACCGGTCGTTCTGGTTTTACAGGAAATCAAAAAAGGCAGTACAGAATTTGAAATTTTACTGGATAGTCAGGCATCATTGGAAAATGTTGCCAGACTACTGAATAAACATGAATTGAATTTTGAAAAAATCGAAAAGGAAGATCATACAGTTTATCATGTCAGGTAA